In a single window of the Rattus norvegicus strain BN/NHsdMcwi chromosome 6, GRCr8, whole genome shotgun sequence genome:
- the Rpl23al8 gene encoding large ribosomal subunit protein uL23-like, producing the protein MVPKAKKEAPASPKAEAKAKALKAKKAVLRGVHSHKKKIRMSPTCRQPKTLWLRRQPKHPQKSAPRRNKLDHSATIKFPLTTELAMKKIEDNNTLVFTVDVKANKHQIKQAVKKLYDTDVAKVNTLIRPEERRRLTFAWFLIMML; encoded by the coding sequence ATGGTGCCGAAAGCGAAGAAGGAAGCTCCTGCCTCTCCCAAAGCCGAAGCCAAAGCAAAGGCCTTGAAAGCTAAGAAGGCAGTGCTGAGAGGCGTCCACAGCCACAAAAAGAAGATCCGAATGTCACCCACTTGCCGGCAGCCCAAGACCCTGTGGCTCCGAAGGCAGCCAAAACATCCTCAAAAGAGTGCACCCAGGAGAAACAAACTTGACCACTCTGCTACCATCAAATTCCCACTGACCACCGAGTTGGCCATGAAGAAAATAGAGGACAACAACACGCTTGTGTTCACTGTGGATGTCAAGGCCAACAAGCACCAGATCAAACAGGCCGTGAAGAAACTCTATGACACTGATGTGGCCAAAGTCAATACCCTGATTCGGCCTGAGGAGAGAAGAAGGCTTACATTCGCTTGGTTCCTGATTATGATGCTCTAG